In Planctomycetota bacterium, the genomic window CCGAAGCCCTGCGCCCATTCCTTGGGCTCGCCCTTGTACTGCCAGTCGTAGCGGGCGTACGTCTTGTTGCCGCCCTTGATGTTGAACGCATGCGTCGCCGTCCGCATCCCGATCACGGGTTTGCCCGCCATCAGAAAGTCGTCGATGTGCTTCATCTGATCGTCCGGCAGATCGCGGAAGCGCGTGAGGATGACCATCAGGTCCGCATCATCGAGCGCTTCGAGGCCGGGGATGTTCGAATGCTCGTTCGGATCGACTTCGCCGGTCTTGGGGTTCTGCGAGAAAACGACGGTGCAACTGAACCCCTGTTTGGCGAGAATCGCCGCCATCTCAGGCAGGCCCTCTTCGGAGCGATATTCCTCATCGCCGGCGACGAAGACGATTTTCTTGCCTTTGCCCGTGCCGTCGCCGGCTTCGTAGGTGATCCACTGATCCGCCGCGCGAAGCGAAGCGCCGCTCGTCAGCATCGCCGCGAGCATGACGATCCAGCGAAACCCGATCATCCGCGTGAATCCTTGGCACATAAATTCCGTATCCTTTCAGTGTGAAAGACCGTTCATCAGACTGGCGGGCGCGTCATCTTATCGTGCGGTGCAATCGGTCGCACCTCACTTGATCTTCTGAAGCTCCTTGAAGGTCCACGGCTCGACCCTGCCCTCCGTCGCCTTGCGCGCGTCCTGCACGAGTTTCGTCGGCACCGGGTCCGCATCATTGTCCCATGTCCGCCGGACATACGTCATCACCGCGGCGATCTTCTCGTCATCGAGCAGCGGATTGTCACGCAGCCCCGGCATCACCAGGTTCCATTCCTCTTCGTTGACCTGCACCGGACCCATCAGCCCGTTAAGCACGATGCGGGCGATCCGCTCGGGCGGGCCCTCGGCGATCGGCGAGTCGGCCAGCGGCGGGGCGAGGCCCGCCATGCCCTTGCCGTTCACCTGATGGCAACCCACGCAGATCATCATGTACGTCTGCTGCCCAAGCTCGTATTGCTTCTGCTGCTCCGGCGTCAGCTCCTTGACCGTCGCCCCGGCTTCGATCTTCGAGCCCGGCCAGACGATCCAGCGATTGATCCCCGGCTGAAGCTTGACCAGTTCGTCCGCTCCAACCGGCTGCTGCGCGAGCTTCACCGCCGAACCCTTCCTGTTCGCCGACATGATCCCGTCGAGCACCGCCTTCTGACGCTGCTTGTTCTTGTCGGACGACGCCAAGGCGAGCATCTGCTGAATCTCCCCCGTGTTCTTGCGGCGGAGAATCGTCGAGGCCAACTCCTTGACCATCGCCAGCGCATTGGCGTCCTTGGCCTTCGGGTCCGCGATCAGATGCGTCAGCACCGACAACTCCGCATTGGAGAGCCCCGACATGATCGCCGCGCGATGATTGCCACTCGTCGCTTCACGCTCGATCATGGCCACCGCTTCGTCGCTGCTCTTGGCAGCGTCCGGCAGCATCCCGAAGCTCAACAGCGCCTGCATCTTCACGCCTTCGTTTTTGTCCTTGCTGAGCTGGTCGTAGGCGGAAAGCAGTTCGTCGGCATGATCCGGCGTGATCGTGTCTTCGCTGACGCGCATCGCCGCGATTCGGACCTGCGCGTCCGCATCCTGCATCGCCGAGATCGCCGTCTTCGTGTCGATCGCGCCCATCCCTTCAAGCGTCCACAGGGCATGGATTCGACCCAGCGGCGACTTGCCCGACAGCGCCAGTTCCTTGAGCGAGGCCGCGATCGACGTGTCCTTGCGCTCCACCAGCAGGCGCTGAGCCGTGTCGCGCGTCCAGCCGTTCGCATCGCTGAGCTTGTTCACCAGTTCGGCGCTCGACGCCTTGTCGAGATTCACCGTTTCGACCGGCTTCTTGCCTTCATCGCTGACAATGCGATAAATGCGGCCCATCCCGATGGGTTTGTCCAGCCCGCGCTCCAGAATCTGTGTCCGCAAAAACGTCGTGACGTAGATGCGATGCTGCAAAATCCCGCGGTACATGTCGACGACGTACAGACATCCGTCCGGCCCGTTGTAGCAATGCACCGGGCGGAAGCGCTCGTCGGTCGAAGCTAAAAACGCCCGCTTGCCCCATTGCTTGTCGGGATAGGTTTCCTGCGTCGCGGTGACGTTATAGCCGTCGTCCTTGATTTTGAAGTGCGAGACGATGTTCGCCGCCGGTTCGGGGATGAACGGATCGCCGACCATCGAAGAGGGAAACTGATCGCCGCGGTAGATGACCGGGCCGCAGGTGGCGGTCGTACTCTTGAGGCGTCCGTCGGCGGCGAGCGTCGACTTCATGTACCCGCGGTTGACGCCGGGATTGACGCGGATCGCCCACGTCGACTGATCCCCGATGATCCGGGCGTTGACGCCCAAGCCCGTCGGATACGCGCTGTTGCGCAGCGTGTACCAGGCGGGAATCAGATGCCCATGCAGATACGACGAATTGCTGTTGGTGAAGATGCGGCCATAATTGTCCTGCGTCACGCCCCATTGTCCCGCCGCCGGCACGTGCTGCTCGATGAGCTTGCCGTCGCGGAACTGGAAACGCGAATCGCTCTTGGCGTTGTAAAGCCAGTTGTCCAGCGCCGGCATCAGACCGTTTTCCGTGTGCTCGACCGGGCCCTGACTGCCGTACTTGTTGAACACGATTTCCTTCTGATCGCACACCAGATCGCCATCGGTGTCGCGCGCGTACCAGATATTCGGCGGCTCCGCCACCAGCACCCCGCCCGACACGATCGAAATCGCCCGCGGCATCACCAACCCATCCAAAAACACCGTCGATTTGTCCATCTTCCCATCGTGATCCGTGTCCTCCAGCACC contains:
- a CDS encoding c-type cytochrome; translated protein: MKWLYPLIVLVCVAPVLAQSGDHKGEKMPEVWREMNVPAAPPLSPEEAMKTFKVAPGFHIELVAAEPLVEDPIAMAFDGEGRLWVVEMRGYMPNVDGKGEDVKNGRIVVLEDTDHDGKMDKSTVFLDGLVMPRAISIVSGGVLVAEPPNIWYARDTDGDLVCDQKEIVFNKYGSQGPVEHTENGLMPALDNWLYNAKSDSRFQFRDGKLIEQHVPAAGQWGVTQDNYGRIFTNSNSSYLHGHLIPAWYTLRNSAYPTGLGVNARIIGDQSTWAIRVNPGVNRGYMKSTLAADGRLKSTTATCGPVIYRGDQFPSSMVGDPFIPEPAANIVSHFKIKDDGYNVTATQETYPDKQWGKRAFLASTDERFRPVHCYNGPDGCLYVVDMYRGILQHRIYVTTFLRTQILERGLDKPIGMGRIYRIVSDEGKKPVETVNLDKASSAELVNKLSDANGWTRDTAQRLLVERKDTSIAASLKELALSGKSPLGRIHALWTLEGMGAIDTKTAISAMQDADAQVRIAAMRVSEDTITPDHADELLSAYDQLSKDKNEGVKMQALLSFGMLPDAAKSSDEAVAMIEREATSGNHRAAIMSGLSNAELSVLTHLIADPKAKDANALAMVKELASTILRRKNTGEIQQMLALASSDKNKQRQKAVLDGIMSANRKGSAVKLAQQPVGADELVKLQPGINRWIVWPGSKIEAGATVKELTPEQQKQYELGQQTYMMICVGCHQVNGKGMAGLAPPLADSPIAEGPPERIARIVLNGLMGPVQVNEEEWNLVMPGLRDNPLLDDEKIAAVMTYVRRTWDNDADPVPTKLVQDARKATEGRVEPWTFKELQKIK